One Heptranchias perlo isolate sHepPer1 chromosome 39, sHepPer1.hap1, whole genome shotgun sequence DNA segment encodes these proteins:
- the vars2 gene encoding LOW QUALITY PROTEIN: valine--tRNA ligase, mitochondrial (The sequence of the model RefSeq protein was modified relative to this genomic sequence to represent the inferred CDS: deleted 1 base in 1 codon) — protein sequence MFLRLCTREALPQAPLYPRAAAWISSGAGPGSQSPVRDRAEKERRQRRRLTEIESRSGPGSRAGKGEQGWSEPEVIAYCVPTPAGEKKDTSVPLPDSYSPQYVEAAWYPWWQQQGFFKPEYHARLSHRKDATFSLCIPPPNVTGSLHLGHALTVAIQDAVVRWRRMQGWKVLWVPGCDHAGIATQVVVEKQLWRERGIRRRDLTRAQFLGEVWRWREAKGDEIYRQLRRLGSSLDWDRACFTMDTDFSEAVTEAFVRLHEVGLVYRSQRLVNWSCALNSAISDIEVESRALSGRTDITVPGYQEKVTFGELVNFAYLTEDSGEEVVVATTRPETMLGDVAVAVHPDDGRYNGETGGHLLGKWLHHPFTGRLLPILTDPLVDREFGTGAVKVTPAHDHTDYELGLKHQLPLISVFNEDGTMATESGDWLQGVKRFDARGLVLAALSERGLYRGSKEHAMVLRLCSRSGDVVEPLVKSQWYVRCRELAEAAMAAVDQGRLSFIPPSLQKTWNSWLAKISDWCISRQLWWGHQIPAYRVSFPGSRDLEMQEDSSELWVIGRTEDEARRNAAKKHGIEETEITLTQDADVLDTWFSSALFPFAALGWPQETADLRNFYPNSLLETGSDLIFFWVARMVMLGQHLTGELPFRQVLFHSMVRDALGRKMSKSLGNVIDPLDVIGGISLQRLHEKLQEGNLDPQETHVAQEGQKRDFPRGIPECGTDALRFSLSSYKCQGKWETLFG from the exons GGCAAAGGGGAGCAGGGGTGGTCGGAGCCGGAGGTGATTGCTTACTGCGTGCCGACGCCAGCCGGAGAGAAGAAAg ATACCTCTGTGCCCCTGCCAGACTCGTACAGTCCGCAGTACGTGGAGGCTGCCTGGTACCCCTGGTGGCAGCAGCAAGGCTTCTTCAAACCAGAGTATCAC GCCCGTTTGTCCCACCGCAAGGACGCGACCTTCTCTCTGTGTATCCCTCCGCCCAATGTGACCGGCTCCCTCCACCTGGGCCACGCCCTGACTGTCGCAATCCAAGACGCTGTGGTCCGATG GCGGCGGATGCAGGGCTGGAAGGTTCTCTGGGTTCCAGGCTGTGACCACGCGGGAATCGCGACTCAG GTGGTGGTGGAGAAGCAGTtatggagagagcgcgggatccgCCGGCGGGACCTGACGCGGGCCCAGTTCCTGGGGGAGGTGTGGCGCTGGAGGGAGGC GAAGGGGGATGAGATCTACAGACAGCTGCGGCGTCTGGGCTCCTCGCTGGACTGGGACCGTGCCTGCTTCACCATGGATACG gACTTCTCGGAGGCTGTGACAGAGGCGTTTGTGCGGCTGCACGAGGTGGGTCTGGTTTACCGCAGCCAGAGGCTGGTCAACTGGTCGTGTGCCCTGAACTCCGCCATATCCGACATCGAG GTAGAGAGCCGGGCGCTGAGTGGCCGCACCGACATCACCGTCCCTGGTTACCAGGAAAAGGTCACTTTCGGCGAGCTGGTGAACTTTGCTTACTTGACGGAAGATTCTG GTGAGGAGGTTGTCGTGGCGACGACGCGCCCGGAAACCATGCTGGGCGACGTGGCAGTGGCGGTACACCCAGACGACGGTCGGTACAACGGTGAGACGGGCGGG CATCTCCTCGGGAAATGGCTTCACCACCCCTTCACGGGCCGCTTGCTGCCCATTCTCACCGATCCGCTGGTCGACCGTGAGTTCGGCACAG GTGCTGTGAAGGTGACTCCAGCTCACGAC CACACCGACTACGAGCTCGGCCTGAAACACCAGCTCCCCCTCATCTCCGTCTTCAACGAGGACGGAACCATGGCAACCGAGAGTGGTGACTGGCTACAG GGTGTGAAGCGATTCGATGCTCGTGGATTGGTGCTGGCTGCTCTGTCAGAGCGAGGCCTGTATCGTGGTTCGAAGGAACACGCCATGGTGTTGCgtttgtgcag CCGATCCGGTGATGTGGTGGAGCCGCTTGTGAAGAGCCAGTGGTACGTGCGGTGCCGGGAGCTCGCGGAGGCTGCGATGGCG GCCGTGGACCAGGGGCGTCTGAGCTTCATCCCCCCTTCGCTCCAGAAGACCTGGAACAGCTGGCTCGCCAAAATCAG TGATTGGTGCATATCTCGACAGCTGTGGTGGGGTCATCAGATTCCAGCCTATCGTGTCTCGTTCCCCGGCTCGCGTGACCTGGAGATGCAG GAGGACTCGAGCGAGCTCTGGGTAATCGGTAGGACGGAGGATGAGGCACGAAGGAACGCGGCAAAGAAGCACGGAATAGAGGAGACCGAGATTACACTGACACAGG ATGCCGATGTCCTGGACACATGGTTCTCCTCAGCTCTCTTCCCGTTTGCAGCACTGGGATGGCCGCAAGAG ACGGCCGATCTGCGGAACTTTTACCCCAACTCGCTGCTGGAGACGGGGAGCGACCtgatctttttctgggtggcgcGGATGGTGATGTTGGGCCAGCATCTGACGGGAGAGCTGCCCTTCCGACAG GTCCTCTTCCACTCCATGGTGCGAGACGCGCTCGGGCGGAAGATGAGCAAGTCGTTGGGGAACGTCATCGACCCGCTGGACGTCATCGGTGGGATCTCGCTGCAG CGTCTCCACGAGAAGCTGCAGGAGGGAAACCTGGACCCGCAGGAGACCCACGTCGCACAGGAGGGTCAG AAACGGGATTTTCCGCGCGGGATCCCGGAGTGCGGAACAGACGCCCTGCGCTTCTCCCTGTCCTCCTACAAGTGTCAGGGTAAGTGGGAGACGCTGTTCgggtga
- the mgat1b gene encoding alpha-1,3-mannosyl-glycoprotein 2-beta-N-acetylglucosaminyltransferase b: MLRRSNLIVWGVLLFVAWNLLLLFFLLGRSPGGGGVVGGGGGASDPEQLTREVVKVAEEVEAELENQKQLLQQIQQHRGLWQRGRRKKKEPQQQQQPEPRPQAQPQASTPAPRPKDPDDSVIPVLVIGCDRPTIRRCLDKLLHYRPSKELFPILVSQDCGHEETARVIGSYGDQVTHIRQPDLTDIRVPAEHRKFQGYYKISRHYRWALNQVFGALAYQAAVVVEDDLEVAPDFFEYFRALLPVLRRDPSLWCASAWNDNGKEQMVDGRRPESLYRTDFFPGLGWMLLRPTWEELEPKWPGAFWDDWMRSPAQRRGRSCVRPEVSRTVTFGRKGVSNGQFYDQHLKFIKLNDRFVPFTQLDLSYLQQERYDRAFPELVYGAPALRLEELQRNQRPELERVRLQYSSRDTFKAFAKALGVMDDLKSGVPRAGYRGIVTFMYRGRRVYLAPPKDWTGYDPTWS, translated from the coding sequence ATGCTGCGCCGGAGCAACCTGATAGTCTGGGGGGTGCTGCTGTTCGTCGCCTGGAACCTGCTCTTGCTCTTCTTCCTGCTGGGCCGCTCGCCGGGCGGCGGCGGTGTCGTCGGCGGAGGCGGCGGCGCCAGCGACCCGGAGCAGCTGACCCGCGAAGTGGTGAAGGtggcggaggaggtggaggccGAGCTGGAGAACCAGAAGCAGCTGCTGCAGCAGATCCAGCAGCACCGGGGCCTGTGGCAGCGGGGCCGGAGGAAGAAGAAGGAGCCGCAGCAGCAACAGCAACCGGAGCCCAGGCCTCAGGCCCAGCCCCAGgcctccacccccgccccccggcCCAAGGACCCCGACGACTCGGTCATCCCCGTGCTGGTGATCGGCTGCGACCGGCCGACCATCCGCCGGTGCCTGGACAAGCTGCTGCACTACCGGCCGTCCAAGGAGCTCTTCCCCATCCTCGTCAGCCAGGACTGCGGTCACGAGGAGACGGCGCGCGTCATCGGTTCCTACGGCGACCAGGTGACGCACATCCGGCAGCCCGACCTGACCGACATCCGGGTGCCGGCCGAGCACCGGAAGTTCCAGGGCTACTACAAGATCTCGCGACACTACCGCTGGGCCCTCAACCAGGTCTTCGGCGCCCTCGCCTACCAGGCGGCCGTGGTGGTGGAGGACGACCTGGAGGTCGCGCCGGACTTCTTCGAGTACTTTCGGGCCCTGCTGCCGGTGCTGCGCCGCGACCCCAGCCTGTGGTGCGCCTCGGCCTGGAACGACAACGGCAAGGAGCAGATGGTGGACGGCCGGCGGCCCGAGTCGCTCTACCGCACCGACTTCTTCCCGGGCCTGGGCTGGATGCTGCTGCGGCCGACCTGGGAGGAGCTGGAGCCCAAGTGGCCGGGCGCCTTTTGGGACGACTGGATGCGCAGCCCGGCCCAGCGCCGGGGCCGCTCCTGCGTGAGGCCCGAGGTCTCCCGCACCGTCACCTTCGGCCGCAAGGGGGTGAGTAACGGGCAGTTCTACGACCAGCACCTCAAGTTCATCAAACTCAACGACCGCTTCGTGCCTTTCACCCAGCTCGACCTGTCCTACCTCCAGCAGGAGCGCTACGACCGGGCCTTCCCCGAGCTGGTCTACGGCGCGCCGGCCCTGCGGCTGGAGGAGCTGCAGCGCAACCAGCGGCCGGAGCTGGAGCGGGTCCGCCTCCAGTACTCCTCCCGCGACACTTTCAAAGCCTTCGCCAAAGCCCTGGGCGTCATGGACGACCTCAAGTCCGGCGTGCCCCGAGCCGGCTACCGCGGCATCGTCACCTTCATGTACCGGGGCCGCCGGGTCTACCTGGCGCCGCCCAAAGACTGGACTGGGTACGACCCCACCTGGAGTTAG